One segment of Pseudanabaena sp. PCC 6802 DNA contains the following:
- a CDS encoding diguanylate cyclase domain-containing protein: MDTFSEFKDLMQIHDGDNSRVYRARRVKDGRSLILKILKAEHPTPSQIRRYRQEYRLTYQLQMPNIIKAYGLEEWQKTLVMIVEDFGGISLDQWLQQRQQSLTVGEFLPLALKIVDGIAQLHSQNIIHKDINPANLVFNPKTGLLKLIDLGISTQLSRENPTPSTPNALEGTFPYLSPEQTGRMNRSLDYRTDFYSLGITFYEVLTGTLPFTSSDPMELVHCHIAKQPVPPHLLAHTKIPKAISDIVMKLLAKNAEDRYQSSRGLQTDIEKCLGQWEKTGAIAPFTLGCNDISDLLQIPQKLYGREREIAALLTAFDRVACPEDNCVTVQGQVTSAAGLIVVTGYAGIGKSALVKEICKPITAKRGYFISGKFDQFQRNIPYSALVNAFASLVKQLLGETEAILKQWRDRLLAALGANGQVIIDVIPEVELIIGVQPEVPSLGASESQHRFNLAFQHFIQAFCSPERPLAIFLDDLQWADLATLNAIERLLGDRQIDSLLLIVAYRDREVSESHPITHMLAQLRQKRVNLETINLTPLRLSHVEQLMAETLHSETQAVSSLAELVMRKTEGNPFFVNEFLKTLYSDNLLAFDRTIGKWHWDVAQIEAMGFTHNVVEMMVGQLQKLPPSVQKVLSLTACLGSKFDLDTIALVEERMNAEVFVDIKTAMERGFLLPRSPLDENLLIQDYQFGHDRIQQAAYYLIPKVERESIHYKIGKLLRQHWSPKVREEQIFVIVNHLNHGIALITDQIDRDRLAKLNLMACRKARMAIAYQAAGEYAAIALNLLGSAAWQRQYETALALHELAAEVALLCGEFDQMNRWVDAAINRARTPLEQVGVYLVRIQALSIHNRLSEAISVGHSILTELGVRLPNPPSSEEIQQAVREINSSIGDRTIEELFHLPAMVEREKLAIMQVAAAIGPACFMLGSPLFPPLIALLVNLSIRYGNSTASAYGYACYGLFLNSFLQDASTSGQFGRLAYRLASISDAKNMRSETFAIVGLFLHHRQAHLRETLPILKAGYQAGLEAGNLGFVGHNGNGFCINSFWCGKPLAELETQIRSYHRQFLDYNQFTAANYCSIYWESIHFLLGSPDAIEFSSSQGQIFDSKNSAAIFQFHLYKAVLRFLIGDIALASADIAQARLYLAAGVQTITEAIFYFYDSLIALATLPKLDAELAPQWQRVQANQARLHHWAEHAPMNYLHKWQLVEAETCRVLDRKLEAIELYDRVIAGAMEQQYIQEEALANELAAKFYLDWGKENIARTYMLDARYCYLRWGSIAKVEQLDAHYPQLLKFPGYQASSHPFATAQIATGGRSGAELDLTTVMKASQAIATEIVLEKLLQTLMQILLENAGAQTGCLLLHTPLDSGELGTFAIAARSSTDPDRASLSQSIGEIMPESVLYYVARTQESILLDSAVESGNFAHDPYIQSAKPLSVLCYPLIDRGKLVAIIYLENNLTTGAFTANRIELLQLLSGQAAIALENAILYAEKAEYTRTLEQKVRERTAELQRANQELSNLVNLDGLTQIANRRHFDRYFAREWQRHLRSQEPLALILIDIDYFKRYNDCYGHQRGDDCLLQVARAIAKVLQRPTDLVARYGGEEFAVILPNTSTDGASTVAESIRRAIATLTIPHADSAVSQHVTLSLGIASFIPTPDTSTENLIANADRALYAAKYQGRDRASICH; the protein is encoded by the coding sequence ATGGACACTTTTTCCGAATTTAAAGACTTAATGCAAATCCATGATGGCGATAACTCGCGCGTCTATCGCGCTCGTCGAGTCAAAGATGGGCGATCGCTGATTCTGAAAATCCTCAAAGCCGAGCACCCTACACCTAGCCAGATCCGGCGTTACAGACAGGAGTATCGCCTTACCTATCAACTGCAAATGCCCAACATTATCAAAGCCTACGGCTTAGAAGAGTGGCAAAAAACTCTGGTAATGATCGTGGAAGACTTTGGCGGGATTTCGCTCGACCAGTGGTTGCAGCAGCGCCAACAAAGCCTGACTGTAGGTGAGTTTTTGCCTTTGGCGCTTAAAATTGTGGATGGGATAGCGCAACTGCACAGTCAAAACATCATACATAAAGATATCAATCCTGCTAATCTTGTTTTTAATCCAAAGACGGGACTGCTCAAATTAATCGACTTAGGCATTTCTACACAACTCAGTCGCGAAAACCCGACACCGAGTACCCCAAATGCTCTAGAGGGAACGTTCCCTTACCTTTCCCCAGAGCAAACTGGACGCATGAATCGGTCATTAGATTACCGCACGGATTTTTACTCCTTGGGCATTACCTTCTACGAGGTATTGACAGGTACGTTGCCATTTACCAGCAGCGATCCCATGGAGTTGGTACATTGTCACATTGCCAAACAACCTGTGCCGCCGCATTTGTTGGCTCATACAAAAATACCTAAAGCGATCTCAGATATAGTCATGAAACTGCTGGCAAAGAATGCTGAAGACCGCTATCAGAGTTCTAGGGGACTCCAAACGGATATAGAAAAATGTTTGGGGCAGTGGGAAAAGACGGGAGCGATCGCTCCCTTTACCCTCGGCTGCAACGATATCTCCGATCTCTTGCAAATTCCCCAAAAGCTCTATGGCCGCGAACGGGAAATTGCCGCATTACTCACAGCATTCGATCGCGTAGCATGTCCAGAGGACAATTGCGTTACTGTCCAGGGGCAGGTGACATCAGCAGCGGGGCTGATCGTCGTTACTGGTTACGCTGGCATTGGTAAATCTGCGCTAGTAAAGGAGATTTGCAAGCCAATTACCGCCAAACGGGGCTACTTTATTAGTGGGAAATTTGACCAGTTTCAGCGAAATATTCCTTACTCGGCTTTGGTAAATGCTTTTGCCAGCCTGGTGAAGCAACTACTCGGCGAGACAGAAGCGATCCTAAAACAATGGCGCGATCGCTTATTAGCAGCATTAGGCGCGAACGGGCAGGTGATAATTGATGTCATCCCCGAAGTGGAGTTAATCATCGGCGTGCAACCTGAGGTTCCCAGTTTGGGTGCCAGCGAATCGCAACATCGGTTTAACTTAGCTTTCCAACATTTTATTCAAGCATTTTGCAGCCCAGAACGTCCACTGGCGATTTTTCTGGACGATCTTCAGTGGGCGGATTTGGCAACGTTGAATGCGATCGAACGCTTGCTGGGAGATCGCCAGATCGACTCTTTATTACTGATAGTTGCCTATCGCGATCGCGAGGTATCGGAGAGCCATCCCATCACCCACATGCTCGCACAACTGCGTCAAAAAAGAGTCAATCTCGAAACAATTAACTTGACACCATTGCGCTTGTCGCACGTCGAGCAACTGATGGCTGAGACTTTACATAGCGAGACTCAAGCAGTCAGCAGTTTGGCTGAATTGGTGATGCGCAAGACTGAGGGGAATCCATTTTTTGTGAATGAGTTTTTGAAAACTCTGTATAGCGATAATTTACTGGCATTCGATCGCACCATAGGAAAATGGCACTGGGATGTAGCCCAGATCGAAGCGATGGGGTTCACGCATAATGTGGTGGAGATGATGGTCGGGCAATTGCAGAAACTGCCGCCATCCGTACAGAAAGTGCTGTCCCTTACGGCCTGTTTGGGTTCCAAGTTCGATCTAGACACGATCGCGTTGGTGGAAGAACGGATGAATGCGGAAGTTTTTGTCGATATTAAGACAGCGATGGAACGGGGTTTTTTGCTGCCGCGATCGCCGCTCGATGAGAACCTCCTGATTCAGGATTATCAATTTGGGCACGATCGGATTCAGCAAGCTGCTTATTATCTGATTCCGAAAGTAGAAAGAGAGAGCATTCACTACAAAATTGGGAAATTACTGCGACAACATTGGTCTCCCAAAGTCAGAGAGGAGCAAATTTTTGTCATCGTAAATCATTTGAATCATGGGATTGCTCTGATTACCGACCAGATCGATCGCGATCGACTCGCAAAACTCAATCTCATGGCTTGCCGCAAAGCCAGAATGGCGATCGCCTATCAAGCGGCGGGCGAATATGCCGCGATCGCGCTAAATTTGCTGGGCAGTGCAGCCTGGCAACGCCAATATGAGACAGCCTTAGCCCTGCACGAACTTGCCGCAGAAGTGGCTTTATTGTGTGGGGAATTTGACCAGATGAATCGATGGGTGGATGCCGCGATCAATCGTGCCAGGACTCCATTAGAGCAAGTGGGCGTTTACCTCGTCAGAATTCAGGCATTATCGATTCATAATAGGCTTTCAGAAGCAATATCTGTCGGCCACTCAATTCTAACAGAATTAGGAGTTCGGTTGCCCAATCCCCCTAGCTCTGAAGAGATTCAGCAGGCAGTACGAGAAATTAACTCCTCGATCGGCGATCGAACCATTGAGGAGCTATTTCACCTTCCAGCAATGGTGGAGCGTGAAAAGCTAGCAATTATGCAGGTTGCTGCCGCGATTGGGCCAGCTTGTTTTATGCTTGGTTCGCCTCTGTTTCCACCGCTGATTGCCTTATTGGTAAATTTATCGATCCGATATGGTAATAGTACTGCTTCAGCCTATGGCTATGCTTGTTATGGACTATTTCTCAACAGCTTTCTCCAGGATGCCAGCACATCCGGTCAGTTTGGCAGACTGGCCTATCGGCTTGCCTCGATCTCCGATGCCAAAAATATGCGATCCGAAACTTTTGCCATAGTTGGACTCTTTTTACACCATCGACAGGCGCATCTACGAGAAACCCTACCCATTCTTAAAGCAGGCTATCAAGCTGGGTTAGAAGCTGGCAATCTTGGATTTGTCGGGCATAACGGTAATGGATTTTGTATCAATTCCTTCTGGTGCGGTAAACCGCTAGCGGAATTGGAAACCCAGATTCGGTCATACCATCGACAGTTCCTTGACTATAACCAATTCACCGCAGCGAATTACTGTTCTATCTATTGGGAATCCATCCACTTCCTACTTGGCAGTCCGGATGCGATTGAGTTCTCCTCTAGCCAAGGGCAGATATTTGATTCCAAAAATTCAGCGGCAATATTTCAATTCCATCTATACAAGGCTGTTTTGAGATTTCTAATTGGAGATATCGCACTAGCCTCAGCAGATATAGCTCAAGCCAGGCTCTATCTCGCGGCTGGCGTACAAACTATTACCGAAGCTATTTTTTATTTCTATGACTCCCTGATCGCGCTAGCTACTTTACCGAAATTGGATGCGGAGTTGGCACCCCAATGGCAACGAGTCCAGGCAAATCAAGCCAGATTGCACCATTGGGCAGAGCACGCCCCCATGAACTATTTGCATAAGTGGCAGTTAGTAGAAGCCGAAACTTGCCGAGTGCTGGATCGAAAATTGGAAGCGATCGAACTTTACGATCGCGTGATCGCTGGCGCGATGGAACAGCAGTACATTCAAGAAGAAGCACTCGCCAACGAACTTGCCGCCAAATTCTATTTGGATTGGGGCAAAGAAAACATTGCCCGCACTTACATGCTCGATGCCCGCTACTGTTACCTGCGTTGGGGATCGATAGCCAAAGTCGAGCAACTGGATGCCCATTATCCTCAGCTACTGAAATTTCCAGGATATCAAGCATCATCCCATCCGTTTGCAACTGCCCAGATCGCGACTGGTGGCAGAAGCGGAGCCGAACTCGATCTGACCACGGTGATGAAAGCATCGCAAGCGATCGCGACGGAAATTGTCCTGGAAAAACTCTTGCAAACTTTGATGCAAATTTTGTTAGAAAATGCTGGCGCACAAACAGGTTGTCTGCTATTGCATACTCCGTTGGATTCAGGTGAGTTGGGCACATTTGCGATCGCAGCGCGTAGCAGTACCGATCCCGATCGTGCTTCGCTCTCACAATCAATTGGCGAGATTATGCCAGAGTCAGTCCTGTATTATGTCGCCCGCACGCAGGAAAGCATCTTACTGGATAGTGCTGTGGAGTCGGGCAACTTCGCCCACGATCCCTATATCCAATCCGCCAAACCTCTATCAGTTCTCTGCTACCCGTTAATCGATCGGGGCAAACTAGTAGCGATTATTTATCTAGAAAATAACCTCACCACTGGAGCCTTTACAGCAAATCGCATCGAACTCTTGCAGTTGCTTTCTGGTCAAGCCGCGATCGCTCTGGAAAACGCCATTCTCTATGCTGAGAAAGCTGAATACACCCGCACGCTCGAACAAAAAGTTAGAGAGCGCACTGCCGAACTCCAACGCGCCAATCAGGAACTATCAAACTTAGTAAATCTGGATGGACTGACCCAAATTGCCAATCGCCGTCACTTCGATCGCTATTTTGCTCGAGAATGGCAACGACACCTGCGATCGCAAGAACCTTTAGCGCTAATTCTCATTGATATCGACTACTTCAAGCGCTACAACGATTGCTACGGACACCAGCGCGGTGATGATTGTTTGCTCCAAGTGGCGCGAGCAATTGCAAAGGTTCTCCAACGACCTACAGATTTAGTTGCTCGCTACGGTGGCGAAGAGTTTGCGGTGATTTTGCCCAATACCAGCACAGACGGTGCATCAACCGTTGCCGAGTCTATCCGTAGGGCGATCGCTACTCTCACCATTCCCCATGCAGATTCTGCTGTAAGCCAGCATGTCACTTTAAGCCTGGGGATTGCTAGCTTCATTCCCACCCCAGACACAAGCACTGAAAATCTAATTGCCAATGCAGATCGGGCCTTGTATGCAGCCAAGTACCAGGGACGCGATCGAGCAAGTATCTGCCATTAA